The Halostella litorea region CTCATCAGCGGCGGCGTGCCCGGCGTCAACGGCACCGCGTCCTCCGGCGTGAACGTCCCGGTGTGCCAGGAGTCGCTCATCCCGAACGAGGTCGTCGGCTGCTCGCCGTCCAGCACCGCGCTGTCGGTGACGAACCTCGACGACGACGACTTCATCTTCCGGACCGCGCCGAGCGACCAGCTGCAGGGCCGCGTGATGGCCCAGGTCGCCTCCGAGCGGCTCGGGGCGGAGTCCGCCGCGACGCTGTACGTCAACAACGACTACGGCCAGCAGCTCTCGAACCGCTTCAGCAACGTGTTCGAGGACACGTTCGACGGCGAGGTGTACGACCAGATCAGCTTCAACATCGGCGAGTCCTCGTACACCAACGTCATCGACTCGGCGCTGTCGAGCGGATAGTCGGGACGCGGCCGAACCCACTCGTTTTTTGACCGCTACGTCGCCAGCGACGGCGTCGGCGGGCACGCCGTGACGATCCACGTGCCATACGGGCGGCTCAATGCGGTGTGCTACGAGCCGTCGAACCGCGAAAAGGAAAGACCGCCGGGCGTCAGCCGCCGAGGAACTGCTGTCTGACCTCCTCGTCGTTCAGCAGCACCGTCCCTTCGTCCTCGAACCGGTTCTGCCCGTTGGCGAGCACGTAGCCGCGGTCACAGCGGCGCAGCGCCTCCTTGGCGTTTTGCTCGACCATGAGGATCGCCGTCCCGTCGTCGTTGATCTCGTCTATCTTGTCGAACATCTCGTCGACCAGGTCCGGCGCGAGGCCGGCGCTCGGCTCGTCGAGCAGGAGCAGGTCGGGGTCGAGCATCAGCGCCCGGCCCATCGCCAGCATCTGCTGCTGGCCGCCGCTCATCGTGCCGGCCTTCTGGCCCTTGCGCTCCTCGAGGATGGGGAACCGGTCGTACACCTCGCGGAGCGCGTCCTCGGGCACCTCGTCCAAGATGTACGCGCCCATCTCCAGGTTCTCCTCGACGGTCAACTCCGCGAACACGTTGTCGCTCTGGGGGACGTAGCCCATCCCCTTGTGGATGACGTCCTCCGGCTCGATGCCGGTGATGTCCTCGGTCGCGAAGGTGACGGTCCCGGCCATGTGGGTCGTCAGCCCGAACACGGACTTCATCACCGTCGACTTCCCCGCGCCGTTGGGGCCGACGATGGTGACGTACTCGCCGTCTGCGACGTCCAGGTCGACGTCCGTGAGGATCTGGAGGTCGCCGTAGCCGGCGTCCAAGTTGCGGACTTCGAGCAGGCTCATACTTCACCACCGAGATACGCCTCGATGACGTCGTCGCTCGCCTTGACCTCGGCGGGCGTGCCGTCCTTGAGCACCCGGCCCTGGTGCATCACGATCACCCGTTCGCAGTTCTCCATGATCAGGTCCATGTCGTGTTCGACGATGAGGAACGTGTAGCCCTCCGCCCGGAGCTCGTGGATGTGGTCGAGCAGTCGGTTCTCCAGGGAGGGGTTGACGCCCGCGAACGGCTCGTCGAGCAGGAGCACGTCCGGGTCCGTCAGCAGCGCGCGGGCCATCTCCAGCAGCTTCCGCTGGCCGCCCGAGAGGTTGCCCGCGTACTCGTCGGCGAGGTGGTCGATCTCGAAGAAGTCGAGCACCTCCCACACCCGCTCTAGCTGTTCGGTCTCCTGGCGCTGGACGTTGTCGCGAACCCCGGGGGTGATCGAGCGCCACAGCGCCTCGCCGATCTGCCCCTTGGGCGCGAGCATCATGTTCTCCAGCACCGTCATCTCCTCCAGTTCGCGGGCGATCTGGAAGGTGCGTGCGAGCCCGCGGTTGGCGATCTCGTGGGGTGCGAGTCCGGTGATGTCCTCGCCGTTGAACCGGACCGCGCCGCTGTCGGGGTCGTGCATCCCCGTGATGAGGTTGAACGTCGTCGACTTCCCCGCGCCGTTGGGGCCGATGAGGCCGGTGAGGGTCCCCTTCTCGACCCCGAAGCTGACGTCGTCGACGGCGGTGATGCCGCCGAACGTCTTGCGCAGTCCCTCGACCTTGAGGGGGACGTCGGACTCCGTCTCGACGCCGCCCCCCGTGATGTCCGTTTCGCCGGTCGTGTCGGTGGTGCCGCTCATTGTTGTTCACCTCCGTCGGTCGCCGCGGCGTCCGCGTCGCCGCCGACGCCCTCGGGCCGCGAGAGGTCGATGCTCGACGCGGTCTCCTTGCGGTGCCCGAGCATCCCGTCCGGCCGGTTGTGCATCAGCCAGATCAGGACCAGCCCCATGATGACGAGCCGGAGCTGGCTGATACTGTTGAGCGTGTACGCGAGCAGCGGCCACGGGTCGAACGACCCCATGGCGGCCATCGCCTGGCCGAAGCTCCCCGGTCCTTCGAGGCTGCCGACCGCCGCCTCGATGAGGTTCTTGATGAGACGCGGCCCCTCGTACAGCGCCGCCGCGAAGACGGCACCGCCGAGGAAGCTCCCGGTGTTGGAGCCG contains the following coding sequences:
- a CDS encoding ABC transporter ATP-binding protein; protein product: MSLLEVRNLDAGYGDLQILTDVDLDVADGEYVTIVGPNGAGKSTVMKSVFGLTTHMAGTVTFATEDITGIEPEDVIHKGMGYVPQSDNVFAELTVEENLEMGAYILDEVPEDALREVYDRFPILEERKGQKAGTMSGGQQQMLAMGRALMLDPDLLLLDEPSAGLAPDLVDEMFDKIDEINDDGTAILMVEQNAKEALRRCDRGYVLANGQNRFEDEGTVLLNDEEVRQQFLGG
- a CDS encoding ABC transporter ATP-binding protein; the encoded protein is MSGTTDTTGETDITGGGVETESDVPLKVEGLRKTFGGITAVDDVSFGVEKGTLTGLIGPNGAGKSTTFNLITGMHDPDSGAVRFNGEDITGLAPHEIANRGLARTFQIARELEEMTVLENMMLAPKGQIGEALWRSITPGVRDNVQRQETEQLERVWEVLDFFEIDHLADEYAGNLSGGQRKLLEMARALLTDPDVLLLDEPFAGVNPSLENRLLDHIHELRAEGYTFLIVEHDMDLIMENCERVIVMHQGRVLKDGTPAEVKASDDVIEAYLGGEV